From the genome of Vanessa tameamea isolate UH-Manoa-2023 chromosome 16, ilVanTame1 primary haplotype, whole genome shotgun sequence, one region includes:
- the LOC113394236 gene encoding chitobiosyldiphosphodolichol beta-mannosyltransferase, with protein sequence MTEQNARKVVKVVVLGDIGRSPRMQYHALSLADCGFDVNMIGYVETKPLPNIQENPRITVTKLHPLKIEWAPKLLQYFAKALWQAISLLLTLFITGKSSHLLCQNPPAVPTLPICRFYCLVTHTKFIIDWHNYAFSIMALSLSCNHPVLKVSTYIEKFFGQSSDSNLCVTYAMKQDLLENFNVMATVLYDRPPNIFKPITVQEKHNWFVKIGSQYKEFIASNIDASDIAHHSDTRHTAFTEVEQNQVKLKTNRPGLLFSSTSWTADEDFSILMEALQVYETTFDVVKNLPKLICVITGKGPMKEYYKEQISSRKWQHVTVITPWLEACDYPTMVASADLGVCLHTSSSGLDLPMKVVDMFGAGLPVCAYDFKCLNELVQNGENGYTFRTSDELSKQIVLWFQDFPNNDKQNKAADKMRENLKKFQESRWEDNWNLRAKKLFE encoded by the exons ATGACTGAACAAAATGCTAGAAAGGTAGTGAAGGTTGTAGTTTTAGGAGATATTGGTAGAAGTCCACGGATGCAATATCATGCGTTATCTCTCGCCGATTGTGGATTTGATGTGAATATGATTGGTTACGTGGAAACGAAACCTCTTCCAAATATCCAAGAGAATCCTCGAATTACTGTAACTAAACTTCAtcctttaaaaatagaatgggCACCAAAATTGTTACAGTATTTTGCAAAAGCATTGTGGCAAGCAATAAGTTTActgttaacattatttataactgGAAAAAGTAGTCATTTACTGTGTCAGAATCCCCCAGCTGTGCCTACACTACCTATATGTAGATTTTATTGCTTAGTAActcatacaaaatttataatagactGGCATAATTATGCATTTTCTATAATGGCTCTTTCACTTAGCTGTAACCATCCTGTCCTAAAAGTATCAACTTATATAGAAAAGTTTTTTGGTCAGTCATCAGATAGTAATTTATGCGTAACATATGCTATGAAGCAggatttattagaaaatttcaatgttat GGCAACAGTTCTTTATGATAGACcacctaatatttttaaacctatAACAGTTCAAGAAAAACATAATTGGTTTGTTAAAATTGGGTCTcaatataaagaatttataGCTTCGAATATAGATGCAAGTGATATAGCTCATCATAGTGATACAAGGCACACAGCATTTACTGAGGTAGAGCAAAatcaagttaaattaaaaacgaatcgACCTGGATTATTATTCAGCAGCACTAGTTGGACTGCAGATGAGGATTTCAGTATCCTAATGGAAGCCTTACAAG TTTATGAGACGACATTTGATGTAGTAAAAAATTTGCCAAAATTAATTTGTGTCATCACTGGCAAGGGGCCTATGAAAGAATATTACAAAGAGCAAATATCTTCTCGTAAGTGGCAGCATGTAACGGTAATAACACCTTGGCTTGAAGCATGTGATTACCCCACCATGGTAGCAAGTGCAGATCTTGGGGTTTGTCTTCACACCAGTTCTTCTGGTTTAGATTTACCCATGAAAGTAGTGGATATGTTTGGTGCTGGGTTGCCTGTTTGTGCATATGACTTCAAATG CCTTAATGAGCTAGTTCAAAATGGTGAAAATGGTTATACATTCAGAACTAGCGATGAACTAtcaaaacaaattgttttatgGTTTCAAGATTTTCCCAATAATGACAAACAAAATAAAGCAGCAGATAAAATGAGAGAAAACTTAAAGAAATTCCAGGAATCAAGATGGGAAGACAATTGGAATCTAAgagcaaaaaaattatttgagtga
- the LOC135193708 gene encoding uncharacterized protein LOC135193708, translating into MLEFKDKYLFALKKEKEIIHMLLSLWSDIEMIREKSKCVHTDCKLVLLRIETEESAFQKSWSKAFETEYSDLIIQIEYDYVVKYIKYRESKQATNSENTKGKSKAPKPKLSIDYDELKVQVEEMVNNIMPRNRIEILLKKDKTILSQPDVKRKSSAIADIYYFKVFVDDVFVCESDQYINEDSQFDIDFTESLSIEILPHNSYLKIILYENNEDVSFFKINLFDIKKNTNESSFINHNFNYYKSVGPTDKIIGSGYDIKEICLKNKARLKSSNIFKGKLWSKCEVNIKLGWNEKLNDNQRESIKSLIKLGSQIKRFMHNINKPNIRELTEIINDLYENNVEKDVNIMNALRDICKETVRKHETFSINVDSPEFNRFKLLLLRNNGGFISIKNKAIPLFTSQISTEQLACLENTEEKDYRHFKKDAEMDAIDLQRYVGMKFVDNLNKNLMDNLNLFLMKKTFKDVVRDFGDVSIG; encoded by the coding sequence ATGTtagaatttaaagataaatatctcTTTgccttaaaaaaagaaaaggaaATTATTCACATGTTATTGTCGTTGTGGTCTGATATCGAAATGATAAGAGAGAAATCGAAATGTGTGCACACTGATTGTAAATTAGTATTGTTACGTATTGAAACGGAGGAGAGCGCATTTCAAAAAAGTTGGTCCAAAGCTTTTGAAACTGAATATTCAGATTTGATTATACAAATTGAATACGATTATgtagtaaaatatatcaaatacagAGAATCGAAACAAGCTACTAATTCTGAGAACACTAAGGGAAAAAGTAAAGCACCTAAACCTAAACTGAGCATTGACTATGACGAATTGAAAGTACAAGTAGAAGAgatggtaaataatataatgccgAGAAATCGGATTGAAATACTACTGAAGAAGGATAAAACTATACTATCTCAACCAGatgttaaaagaaaaagttcGGCTATAGCTGACATATACTACTTTAAAGTTTTTGTCGATGATGTTTTCGTGTGCGAATCTGATCAATACATAAATGAAGATAGTCAATTTGACATAGATTTCACAGAGTCTTTATCTATCGAAATATTGCcacataattcatatttaaaaataattctatacgAAAATAATGAAGACGtatcgttttttaaaataaatctatttgatataaagaaaaatacaaatgaatcgAGTTTCATCAatcataatttcaattattacaaAAGTGTAGGACCAACTGATAAAATAATTGGGAGTGGATATGATATAAAAGAGAtctgtttaaaaaacaaagctAGATTAAAATCGAGTAATATTTTCAAAGGAAAACTATGGTCAAAGTGcgaagtaaatattaaactagGCTGGAATGAAAAACTTAATGATAATCAACGCGAATCTATTAAATCTTTGATCAAATTAGGAAGTCAAATTAAACGATTTATGCACAACATAAATAAACCTAACATACGCGAGTTAACGGAAATAATAAAcgatttgtatgaaaataatgtCGAGAAAGATGTTAATATAATGAATGCACTAAGAGACATTTGTAAGGAAACTGTTAGGAAACACGAAACATTTAGTATCAACGTAGACAGCCCAGAGTTTaacagatttaaattattacttttaagaaataatGGCGGATTTATcagcataaaaaataaagctattCCTTTATTCACTAGTCAGATTTCTACTGAGCAATTAGCCTGCTTAGAAAACACTGAAGAGAAAGATTATCGACATTTTAAAAAGGACGCTGAAATGGACGCAATCGATTTGCAAAGATATGTAGGAATGAAATTCGTggataacttaaataaaaacctcATGGATAACTTAAATCTGTTTCTTATgaagaaaacatttaaagatGTTGTTAGAGATTTTGGAGATGTTAGCATTGGGTAA
- the LOC113394233 gene encoding RNA-binding region-containing protein 3-like — MSKVLIIRHLPEALSFEDKEKLLKHFGALKVWEKVKKRNYIFASFATVEKAKLSLQRLHMLEIAHRRLVVEYSFEKEPVTETKSKDDNNSTITNQIKEFLRIINAWNPSLDFYQPPPVHLRYSYPKVSPQVIINIIYELFIHKPFYTQTLHLMNKMSLSTPFKENDTAVKFFKENFRDYFIDEMSILPPEEPSEPESEISSGDDIPKQLLPSVAKRKHTLPKTRKRPAAVLSTALLPKQKTVKLNQEEVFDVVNPVTETKKISLVVSQDALQKQADEPEVVGELGKFQKENQPADIQQIAEEPEQPTITRQELLANRISYSDMKILPVFKNYHPGEPSMRLYIKNLAKTVSEQDVKRIYKRYVEHIPEEEQLGFDVRVMQEGRMKGQAFVTFPSVKIAEEALNETNGYLLREKPMVVQFARAATKKTIE, encoded by the coding sequence ATGTCTAAAGTACTCATAATAAGACATCTTCCAGAGGCATTGTCTTTTGAAGACAAGGAAAAGTTACTTAAACATTTTGGTGCTCTAAAAGTTTGGGAAAAAGTAAAGaaacgtaattatatattcGCGTCTTTCGCTACTGTCGAAAAAGCAAAATTATCCTTGCAACGATTGCACATGCTAGAAATTGCGCACCGACGCCTTGTGGTAGAATATTCTTTTGAAAAAGAACCAGTTACTGAAACTAAGAGTAAAGATGACAATAATTCAACCATTACAAATCAGATTAAAGAGTTTTTGCGAATTATCAATGCTTGGAATCCTTCACTCGACTTTTACCAGCCACCACCAGTACATTTAAGATATTCATACCCTAAAGTAAGCCCACAAgtcatcattaatataatatatgaactttTTATTCACAAACCCTTTTATACTCAAACCCTACATCTCATGAACAAGATGTCACTTAGCACTCcttttaaagaaaatgatacAGCAGTTAAgtttttcaaagaaaattttagaGATTATTTCATAGACGAAATGTCAATATTACCACCTGAGGAACCAAGTGAGCCGGAGTCTGAAATTTCAAGTGGTGATGACATCCCAAAACAATTATTACCTTCAGTCGCAAAAAGGAAACATACCTTACCAAAAACAAGGAAACGACCTGCGGCAGTCCTCTCAACAGCTTTATTACCAAAACAAAAAACAGTCAAGCTCAATCAAGAAGAAGTTTTTGATGTTGTCAATCCAGTGAcagaaactaaaaaaatatctctagtAGTATCGCAAGATGCTCTGCAGAAACAAGCTGATGAACCAGAGGTTGTTGGTGAGTTAGGtaaatttcaaaaagaaaatcaaCCTGCTGATATTCAGCAAATTGCAGAAGAGCCAGAGCAACCGACTATTACTAGACAAGAACTTTTGGCAAATAGAATATCTTACAGTGATATGAAAATTCTGCCCGTATTTAAGAACTATCATCCCGGAGAACCATCAATGAGgttgtatataaagaatttAGCTAAAACTGTCTCAGAGCAAGATGTCAAAAGGATATATAAGCGTTATGTAGAACATATACCTGAAGAAGAACAGTTAGGTTTTGATGTGAGAGTCATGCAGGAAGGCAGAATGAAAGGTCAAGCTTTTGTAACATTTCCATCAGTGAAAATAGCAGAAGAAGCACTAAATGAAACTAATGGGTATTTATTGAGAGAAAAACCTATGGTTGTACAATTTGCTAGAGCTGCGACTAAGAAAACAATagaataa
- the Hoip gene encoding NHP2-like protein 1: protein MADSEASVNPKAYPLADAALTAKILNLVQQAANYKQLRKGANEATKTLNRGLSEFIIMAADAEPLEIVLHIPILCEDKNVPYVFVRSKQALGRACGVSRPIVACSITINEGSQLKPQIQTIQQEIERLLV from the exons ATG GCCGATAGTGAAGCAAGTGTAAACCCGAAAGCGTATCCTTTAGCTGATGCGGCTCTTACGGCAAAAATATTGAACCTCGTTCAACAAGCTGCTAACTACAAGCAACTTCGAAAAGGAGCTAATGAGGCAACTAAGACATTGAATAGAGGTCTTTCGGAATTCATCATCATGGCTGCAGATGCTGAACCATTGGAGATTGTGCTCCATATTCCAATACTGTGTGAAGACAAGAATGTACCATATGTGTTTGTTAGGTCTAAGCAAGCTTTAGGACGGGCCTGTGGTGTCTCTCGGCCCATTGTTGCTTGCTCCATAACTATTAATGAGGGCTCACAACTTAAACCACAAATTCAAACCATTCAACAGGAGATTGAAAGACTCTTAGTGTAA
- the LOC113394234 gene encoding alcohol dehydrogenase class-3, which translates to MSTAGKVIKCKAAVAWEAGKPLSIEEIEVDPPKAGEVRVKILATGVCHTDAYTLSGKDPEGVFPVILGHEGGGIVESIGEGVTTVKPGDHVLPLYVPQCKTCKFCLNPKTNLCQKVRVTQGQGVMPDGTKRFHCKGKDLFHFMGCSTFSEYTVVLEISLCKVNDVAPLDKICLLGCGVTTGYGAALNTAKVEPDSSCAIFGLGAVGLAVALGCKVAGAKRIIGVDINPDKFEVAKKFGVNEFVNPKDYDKPIQQVLVDLTDGGLDYTFECIGNVNTMRAALEACHKGWGESVIIGVAGAGEEISTRPFQLVTGRVWKGTAFGGYKSRDNVPKLVEDYLNKKLPLDEFVTHKVSLDDINEAFHLMHIGKAIRAVVDF; encoded by the coding sequence ATGTCGACTGCCGGTAAAGTGATTAAGTGCAAGGCGGCCGTAGCCTGGGAAGCTGGAAAGCCTTTATCAATTGAAGAAATTGAAGTCGATCCGCCCAAAGCCGGAGAAGTACGTGTTAAAATTCTAGCAACCGGCGTCTGTCACACTGACGCTTACACATTATCCGGAAAAGATCCAGAAGGTGTGTTCCCCGTCATTTTGGGTCATGAAGGCGGAGGCATAGTTGAAAGTATCGGAGAAGGGGTCACGACCGTTAAACCTGGAGACCATGTTTTACCCTTGTATGTCCCACAATGCAAAACTTGCAAATTCTGTCTTAACCCAAAAACCAACCTTTGTCAGAAAGTACGAGTTACTCAGGGTCAAGGAGTCATGCCCGACGGAACAAAACGGTTCCACTGCAAAGGGAAGGATTTGTTCCACTTTATGGGATGCTCCACGTTCAGTGAATATACAGTGGTTCTAGAAATTTCTTTGTGTAAAGTCAACGATGTTGCGCCATTGGATAAGATATGTCTGCTCGGCTGCGGTGTTACAACGGGATATGGTGCGGCTTTAAATACAGCTAAAGTTGAACCTGATTCAAGTTGCGCCATCTTTGGTCTAGGCGCTGTCGGACTTGCTGTTGCATTGGGATGTAAAGTGGCTGGAGCTAAACGTATAATCGGAGTGGACATCAACCCTGATAAATTTGAAGTAGCTAAAAAGTTTGGTGTTAATGAGTTTGTCAACCCGAAAGATTATGACAAACCCATTCAGCAGGTGCTGGTTGACTTGACTGATGGTGGTTTGGACTACACATTTGAATGTATTGGAAATGTAAATACGATGCGTGCAGCATTGGAGGCTTGCCATAAGGGTTGGGGAGAGTCTGTAATTATTGGAGTAGCAGGAGCAGGAGAGGAAATAAGCACTCGCCCATTCCAACTAGTAACTGGGCGTGTCTGGAAGGGCACAGCCTTTGGTGGCTATAAGAGCAGAGATAATGTTCCCAAGTTGGTTGAAGATTACTTGAACAAGAAACTGCCATTAGATGAATTTGTCACACATAAAGTATCTTTAGATGATATCAATGAAGCATTCCATTTAATGCACATCGGCAAGGCTATTCGTGCTGTTGTTGACTTCTAA
- the LOC113394232 gene encoding nucleolar protein 11: MAKLHNYYVLCPLIDQNSFLGVSQDRDDENVIVTLGRNVVNKFRLSDQKQISGWTSKDHLTSAVIFDKEQEAYVGVFNRNTIKTWKEDSDNLDKIKKYKFSVNIFKLISRGNQSSLIIFENGNCASLPYALDNRKSYENKQLIKESETIVDIACYSIATNDYICYVTKNNKKTYDIITCTIREELGDIDKSKLNKTKVSRPEDVYVVGELISTGDKPCVYFLWSDAKLTVYDLMKKSWKTIGIVPWISTSSSVSISWMGQDHLILFGSNSDQDGAIIVAYNIILGVGSCRYPMKMYSENAKLYCFNGLIILEASNHIGMLPYVLETNRNLSSLLGSHDIVDDTCAEIADWDTPVEPIFHETEEIRELLKVGLTERGMCTQVIPPLLEKGDYQKVFKTLQGFKDIPESILVVLLNYAIKLVNPLNVDITNHEDFVKFCDCDDESDEVKEILKDKFKILDYLFQITFSDAMLIPYLRNDLSLDNALFLMSYISYLLVDSDKNFNASYESKLFDWCILLMDAFYQQYLLTKDDKTTIVLNNTQKVVTSLIDKLIQVNSALPLLHKISSGKHMENNDESLSYAIELIEI; the protein is encoded by the exons atggcaAAGCTACACAATTATTACGTTTTATGTCCCCTTATTGACCAAAACAGTTTCTTAGGCGTATCTCAAGATCGGGACGATGAAAATGTCATAGTAACCCTAGGTCGCAATGTTGTGAATAAATTCAGA CTTTCAGATCAAAAACAAATTAGCGGTTGGACTTCAAAAGATCATTTAACATCTGCAGTAATATTTGATAAAGAACAAGAAGCTTATGTTGGAGTTTTTAACAGAAATACGATTAAAACTTGGAAAGAGGATTCTGACaacttagataaaataaaaaagtataag ttttcagtaaatatttttaagctgaTCTCTAGAGGTAATCAATcctcattaattatatttgagaaTGGAAATTGTGCATCACTCCCATATGCACTTGATAACAGGAAGTCTTATGAAAACAAACAGCTTATTAAAGAGTCTGAAACAATTGTAGACATAGCCTGCTACAGTATAGCGACAAATGATTACATTTGCTATGTTAcaaagaacaataaaaaaacctatgaTATCATAACATGCACTATCAGGGAAGAACTGGGTGATATagataaatctaaattaaacaaaactaaagtTTCTAGACCGGAGGATGTTTATGTAGTTGGAGAACTAATTAGCACAGGAGATAAACCCTGTGTTTATTTCCTAT GGAGTGACGCTAAATTGACAGTTTatgatttaatgaaaaaatcttGGAAAACTATAGGCATAGTGCCATGGATATCTACCTCCTCAAGTGTATCCATTTCATGGATGGGTCAGGATCACCTGATTCTGTTTGGAAGTAACTCGGACCAAGATGGAGCTATTATTGTTGCGTATAATATCATCCTTGGAGTAGGATCATGTAGGTACCCTATGAAAATGTACTCAGaaaatgcaaaattatattgttttaatggcCTCATCATCCTCGAAGCTTCAAACCATATTGGAATGCTACCATATGTACTAGAAACTAATAGAAACCTTTCAAGTCTGCTGGGATCCCACGATATTGTTGATGACACATGTGCAGAAATAGCAGACTGGGACACTCCTGTGGAACCCATATTTCATGAAACTGAAGAAATCAGAGAATTACTCAAAGTAGGTCTAACTGAAAGAGGCATGTGCACACAAGTTATTCCACCATTATTAGAAAAGGGGGACTACCAGAAAGTTTTTAAAACTTTGCAGGGTTTTAAAGATATACCTGAATCAATTTTAgtggtattattaaattatgcaataaaattGGTCAATCCACTAAATGTAGATATCACAAATCATGAAGactttgttaaattttgtgATTGTGACGATGAATCCGATGAAGTTAAAGAAATCctcaaagataaatttaaaattcttgactatttatttcaaataacatttagtGATGCAATGTTAATACCTTATTTAAGAAATGATTTATCCTTGGATAATGCACTATTTCTTATGtcttatatatcatatttactaGTTGATTCTGACAAAAATTTCAATGCAAGCTATGAAAGCAAACTCTTTGACTGGTGCATCTTACTAATGGATGCATTTTATCAACAGTATTTATTGACAAAAGATGATAAAACAACAATTGTCTTAAATAATACACAGAAAGTTGTAACAAGTCTTATTGATAAATTGATCCAAGTGAACAGCGCTTTGCCCTTGTTACATAAAATCTCATCAGGCAAACATATGGAAAATAATGATGAATCATTGTCATATGCTATTGAGCTAATTGaaatatag
- the LOC113394257 gene encoding regulator of MON1-CCZ1 complex, translating into MARFCLKDSDKYYLCLSDQPKRFDADSPVTNVFFDDTNGEVFTVRSGGVTGVTVNGMDDSKSTSFRMEDKGPIISIKFSPDHNILAIQRNLEGQNATVEFVNFKDLAPTNVEYSHTCKWKNAKILGFVWPKANEIAFITDHGVELLQVLPEKKQLKTLKNISFSGAWFSWCAQSNIILLAGNNGALLQPFSLSNSTISKLQKLEVEWSRPVVERDVFVLRLCGGAWCALFRHADSTTPAPAAGPTEVWLIPISGGGATQHVLKTGLVGRFAVSVIDQLLVIHHQSSQTSQIFDIMEESKPENNIVIHIPIVQGISMKPAVVDDQPCPMYSGNWVVFQPDYVIDARLGCLWRVNLVLSGLAHSVPKDEVSKIVATLLKRQNGKETIYRILNQLVSEAGTYLVQLTKAFDEINSVYRKWAELEVARNTAGQAAPARALHFPVLVSQADVCAHVLQAHADDGHLVQVVTTYLASLSRHDMVVQHPVAELCVRTLVTRGAGGRLRSLVRRGCLGDARPLACQLLSLGHIDPAAAQIALDMMWRLKAYGEIVEVLLSWNEPISAVGAAKQTGATWLNMPPRKLLSAAKHYAEEKNEPTAFMAVYHALVARNERLRGNPNFIKGEQCAVYVEYYRQLTSEI; encoded by the exons atggcgAGATTTTGTTTAAAAGACAGTGATAAGTACTATTTGTGCCTTTCGGATCAGCCTAAAAGGTTTGACGCTGATAGCCCTGTGACCAACGTATTTTTTGACGACACAAATGGAGAA GTTTTTACTGTTAGATCTGGGGGTGTGACAGGAGTCACTGTAAATGGAATGGATGATTCAAAAAGCACTTCCTTCCGAATGGAGGATAAAGGaccaataatttcaataaaattttcacCTGATCACAACATACTTGCAATACAAAGGAATCTAGAGGGTCAGAATGCAACTGTAGAATTTGTTAACTTCAAAGACCTTGCTCCAACTAACGTAGAGTATTCGCACACATGCAAATGGAAAAATGCAAAGATACTAGGTTTTGTGTGGCCGAAGGCTAATGAAATAGCCTTCATAACTGACCATGGTGTAGAATTATTACAAGTTTTACCAGAAAAGAAACAGTTGAAgactttaaaaaacatttcattcag CGGTGCCTGGTTCTCGTGGTGCGCTCAAAGCAATATCATCCTGCTGGCTGGCAACAATGGTGCTTTATTACAACCATTCTCATTAAGTAATTCCACCATTAGCAAACTGCAAAAATTAGAAG TGGAGTGGTCACGGCCGGTGGTGGAGCGTGACGTGTTCGTGTTGCGGCTGTGCGGCGGAGCGTGGTGTGCGCTTTTCCGACATGCTGACAGCACAACCCCTGCACCTGCCGCGGGACCGACAGAA GTTTGGCTGATACCCATATCTGGGGGAGGTGCAACACAACATGTCTTAAAGACTGGCTTAGTTGGCCGGTTCGCTGTTAGCGTTATTGATCAATTACTTGTCATACATCATCAG tCCAGTCAAACTTCACAAATATTCGACATAATGGAGGAATCAAAGccagaaaataatatagttattcaCATTCCAATAGTGCAAGGAATCTCTATGAAACCAGCTGTTGTGGACGATCAGCCCTGTCCAATGT ATTCAGGGAACTGGGTTGTATTTCAACCGGATTATGTGATAGACGCTCGTCTCGGTTGTCTATGGAGAGTCAATCTCGTACTTTCAGGCCTCGCACACTCg GTTCCCAAGGACGAGGTATCCAAAATAGTGGCAACGTTGTTGAAACGCCAAAACGGAAAAGAGACTATTTATAGGATACTGAATCAGCTCGTCAGTGAAGCCGGGACTTACCTAGTACAATTGACGAAGGCTTTTGACGAAATAAACTCCGTGTACAG GAAATGGGCCGAGCTGGAGGTGGCGCGGAACACGGCGGGGCAGGCGGCGCCCGCGCGCGCGCTTCACTTCCCCGTGCTCGTGTCGCAGGCCGACGTGTGCGCGCACGTGCTGCAGGCGCACGCGGACGACGGCCACCTGGTGCAG GTAGTGACAACGTACCTAGCGTCTCTCTCCCGTCACGACATGGTAGTTCAGCACCCGGTAGCAGAGCTGTGCGTGCGGACGCTGGTGACGCGGGGAGCTGGAGGCAGGCTTCGCTCGCTCGTGCGGAGGGGTTGTCTGGGCGACGCCAGACCACTGGCATGCCAGCTGTTGAGCTTAGGGCACATAGACCCTGCAGCGGCACAGATAGCCTTAGATATGATGTGGCGATTGAAAGCTTACGGG GAAATAGTAGAAGTCTTACTGAGCTGGAATGAACCAATTAGTGCCGTCGGTGCAGCAAAACAAACTGGAGCGACATGGCTGAACATGCCTCCTCGTAAGCTTCTGTCAGCTGCTAAGCACTACGCAGAAGAGAAGAATGAACCCACTGCCTTCATGGCGGTGTATCACGCGCTGGTGGCCAGGAACGAACGATTGAGAGGAAACCCAAACTTTATAAAGG GCGAACAATGTGCTGTTTACGTTGAATATTACAGACAGCTGACGTCAGAAATTTAA